A single region of the Nitrosomonas sp. Is79A3 genome encodes:
- a CDS encoding methane monooxygenase/ammonia monooxygenase subunit B — protein sequence MNIKSILKLGVLGLYGAAIGAASLAVTLVVDVAPAAAHGERSQEPFLRMRSIQWYDLKWQPKVTKVNDIATMTGKFHLAEDWPRAVGKPTRAFFNVGSPSPVFVRLSTKLNGEPTFISGPLEIGRDYEFEVKLKARIPGRHHMHAMVNIKDAGPIAGPASWMNISGSWDDFTNPITTLTGKTIDLENFNFSNGIFWHVLWLAIGCFWIGYFVAKPMFLPRSRVLLAYGDELLTSPTDRKVGLAVAILTCAVVWGGYRYTESVHPYTVPIQAGESKVAPMPIAPNPVAIKVTHANYDVPGRALRVTMEITNNGDSAVNIGEFTTAGVRFVNKLGQQHLDPDYPRELVATGLSMDDDKGIQPGETREVKMEAKDALWEVQRLMALLGDPESRFGGLLMTWDQEGNRYINSIAGAVIPVFTKL from the coding sequence ATGAATATAAAAAGCATTTTAAAGCTGGGCGTATTAGGCCTGTATGGAGCTGCGATAGGAGCGGCATCACTGGCGGTAACGCTGGTAGTAGACGTAGCACCGGCAGCGGCACACGGTGAACGTTCACAAGAACCGTTCCTGCGTATGCGTAGTATTCAATGGTACGACTTGAAATGGCAACCGAAAGTCACCAAAGTCAATGACATTGCTACCATGACAGGGAAGTTTCACTTAGCAGAAGATTGGCCACGTGCGGTAGGTAAGCCAACACGTGCATTTTTTAACGTAGGAAGTCCTAGCCCGGTGTTTGTACGTTTAAGCACCAAGCTGAATGGCGAACCGACCTTCATATCAGGCCCACTGGAAATTGGACGTGACTATGAATTTGAAGTGAAACTGAAAGCAAGGATTCCAGGACGTCATCACATGCACGCGATGGTAAACATCAAGGACGCAGGACCTATTGCAGGCCCAGCCTCTTGGATGAACATCTCTGGAAGTTGGGATGACTTCACCAACCCAATCACCACACTGACTGGTAAAACCATTGACCTGGAGAATTTCAACTTCAGCAATGGCATATTCTGGCATGTATTATGGCTAGCTATCGGCTGCTTCTGGATTGGCTACTTTGTAGCGAAACCGATGTTCCTGCCACGTAGCCGTGTATTGCTGGCGTATGGTGATGAGTTACTGACATCACCAACGGACAGAAAAGTTGGATTGGCAGTTGCGATCCTGACCTGTGCAGTGGTATGGGGAGGCTATCGTTATACAGAAAGCGTGCACCCATACACAGTACCGATCCAAGCTGGTGAATCTAAAGTAGCACCAATGCCGATTGCACCGAACCCAGTTGCAATCAAAGTAACACATGCTAACTATGACGTACCAGGCCGCGCATTACGTGTGACCATGGAAATCACCAACAATGGAGACTCAGCGGTCAACATCGGTGAATTCACCACAGCAGGTGTACGTTTTGTTAACAAATTGGGACAGCAACACCTGGATCCAGATTATCCAAGAGAACTGGTAGCAACTGGTTTATCAATGGATGACGACAAAGGAATTCAGCCTGGAGAAACCCGTGAAGTTAAGATGGAAGCCAAAGATGCGTTGTGGGAAGTACAACGTTTGATGGCACTGTTGGGTGACCCAGAAAGCCGCTTTGGTGGCTTACTGATGACCTGGGACCAAGAAGGCAATCGCTATATTAATAGTATTGCTGGTGCAGTTATCCCAGTCTTTACCAAGCTATAA
- the secD gene encoding protein translocase subunit SecD, with protein MNRYALWKYLIIAVSLLLGLLYTLPNFYGESPAVQISPLRVSANVDTTLLQRVEDALKKANLETVGILLEADSIKVRFADTDVQIKAKDLLESSLGKEYIIALNLLPNSPAWLTNLGALPMYLGLDLRGGVHFMLAVDMEGALDKSLDRYSADIRSTLREHKIPYTGLEKQDKKLILKFRDTEARAKAETELKSNYPDLGLIEKEADNRYHLIAAIKLEAQVRMQDAAVMQNITTLRNRVNELGVAEPIIQKAGADRVIVQLPGVQDTAKAKDILGRTATLEIRMVDDEHDLDAAIRGKIPFGTELYEERGGGPILVKKYVLLTGERITDAQPGFDKDNQPAVHINLDNSGSRIFKQLTRENVGKRMAILLIEKNQTEVVTAPVIREEIGGGRVQISGRMTSREARDVALLLRAGALAAPMDIIEERTVGPSLGAENIARGYNSTLYGFLAVAFFVIIYYTAFGVISVIALALNILLLVGLLSIMQATLTLPGMAALALTVGMAIDANVLINERIRDELRAGASPQLAIHAGFERAFGTILDSNITTLIAGIALFAFGSGPVKGFAVVLCLGILTSVFTATFVSRGMVNLMYGSRRRLDHVPIGKIWIPKHSLDSGKVISHEEDETNEDTTVSGKVRINEQKKVNLQSEVSSPVETIADTNNIIDDAKIRPDEKAITKIKSKRKKSDVKQPKQ; from the coding sequence ATGAACCGCTACGCACTTTGGAAATATCTGATTATTGCGGTTTCGCTTTTACTCGGACTGCTTTACACATTACCTAATTTTTATGGTGAATCTCCTGCAGTACAGATCTCACCGTTACGGGTTTCTGCAAACGTTGACACCACTTTGTTGCAACGAGTCGAAGACGCATTAAAAAAAGCCAATCTTGAAACCGTTGGAATTTTGCTTGAAGCAGACAGTATCAAGGTACGTTTCGCTGATACTGACGTACAAATCAAGGCGAAAGACCTTTTGGAATCGTCTCTCGGCAAAGAATACATCATTGCACTGAATCTGCTACCCAATTCCCCCGCATGGTTAACCAATCTTGGCGCGCTGCCAATGTATCTGGGACTTGACTTGCGTGGCGGTGTGCATTTTATGCTTGCAGTTGATATGGAGGGCGCTCTCGATAAATCACTGGATCGCTACAGTGCCGATATTCGCAGCACATTGCGTGAGCATAAAATCCCATATACCGGGCTTGAGAAACAAGATAAGAAACTGATCTTGAAGTTCCGTGATACCGAAGCACGCGCAAAGGCAGAAACCGAATTAAAATCGAATTACCCTGATCTCGGTTTAATTGAAAAGGAAGCCGATAACAGGTATCACCTCATTGCTGCGATCAAACTAGAAGCCCAAGTGCGCATGCAAGATGCAGCCGTAATGCAGAATATCACTACACTGCGTAATCGAGTTAATGAGCTGGGCGTTGCTGAACCGATTATTCAAAAAGCGGGAGCGGATCGCGTCATTGTTCAATTGCCGGGTGTTCAGGATACGGCCAAGGCAAAAGATATTCTGGGACGGACAGCTACACTGGAAATTCGTATGGTCGATGACGAACATGATCTTGACGCTGCCATACGCGGAAAAATTCCTTTTGGTACCGAACTTTATGAGGAACGTGGCGGCGGTCCGATACTCGTCAAGAAATATGTTTTACTTACAGGTGAGCGTATCACCGATGCACAGCCCGGCTTTGATAAAGATAATCAACCGGCAGTGCATATCAATCTGGATAACAGTGGCTCGCGTATTTTCAAGCAATTAACACGTGAAAACGTTGGCAAAAGAATGGCAATTCTTTTAATTGAGAAAAACCAAACAGAAGTTGTCACGGCACCGGTTATTCGTGAAGAAATTGGTGGCGGGCGTGTCCAGATCAGCGGACGCATGACCAGTAGAGAAGCTCGCGATGTTGCATTGTTACTGCGAGCAGGTGCGCTGGCAGCGCCGATGGATATTATCGAAGAACGTACAGTAGGCCCAAGTCTGGGTGCCGAAAATATCGCCCGAGGCTATAACTCCACGCTGTATGGATTCTTGGCTGTTGCCTTCTTCGTTATAATTTATTACACGGCGTTTGGTGTTATCTCAGTCATCGCACTTGCTCTCAATATATTGTTGCTGGTGGGATTATTATCGATCATGCAAGCTACGCTGACATTACCCGGGATGGCTGCTTTGGCGCTGACTGTGGGTATGGCTATCGATGCAAATGTGCTGATTAATGAACGTATTCGGGATGAGCTACGCGCTGGCGCTTCTCCGCAGCTCGCCATTCACGCTGGATTTGAACGTGCATTTGGTACGATCTTGGATTCTAATATCACGACCTTAATCGCTGGTATTGCTTTGTTTGCTTTTGGCTCAGGACCGGTCAAAGGGTTTGCTGTAGTACTTTGCTTGGGTATTTTAACTTCGGTATTTACTGCAACCTTTGTTTCAAGAGGTATGGTAAATCTGATGTACGGAAGCCGACGTCGACTGGATCACGTTCCCATCGGCAAAATCTGGATACCCAAGCACAGTCTGGACAGCGGCAAAGTCATTTCTCACGAAGAAGATGAAACAAATGAGGATACAACAGTCAGCGGCAAGGTAAGAATCAACGAGCAGAAGAAAGTAAATCTTCAATCTGAAGTGAGCAGTCCAGTCGAAACGATAGCCGATACTAATAACATTATTGACGATGCAAAAATTAGACCAGATGAGAAAGCTATTACCAAAATCAAAAGTAAGCGTAAAAAATCTGATGTCAAGCAACCTAAACAATAA
- a CDS encoding response regulator codes for MDNAGALKGIKVMIIDDSNTIRRSAELFLRPSECEVILAEDGFEAMSKIVDNQPDIIFVDITMPRLDGYQACMLIKKNPIYQSIPVIMLSSKDGLFDKARGRMSGSNDYLTKPFTAEDLLSIIRNYTL; via the coding sequence ATGGATAATGCCGGTGCATTGAAAGGTATTAAAGTCATGATTATCGATGACAGCAATACGATCAGGAGAAGCGCTGAATTATTTTTGAGGCCATCGGAATGTGAAGTGATTCTTGCAGAAGACGGATTTGAAGCAATGTCTAAAATTGTTGATAACCAGCCTGATATTATTTTTGTTGACATAACAATGCCGCGCTTGGATGGATATCAAGCTTGTATGTTGATTAAAAAAAACCCTATTTATCAATCGATCCCGGTGATTATGTTATCCAGTAAAGATGGTCTTTTTGATAAAGCTCGAGGCAGAATGTCAGGTTCTAACGATTATCTGACTAAACCATTTACCGCTGAGGATTTATTGAGCATAATACGAAACTACACTTTGTAG
- a CDS encoding potassium transporter TrkG, giving the protein MNRLFVVVNVLGKMVLIFGLTMLIPLGLALWNNDGARFAFEESILITMSCGLLMWLVTRRYKRELQTRDGFLLVVLVWAALPAFAMLPLLIYLPDLNLSMAYFEATSGLTATGGTVLSGLDALPPSINLWRGEMVWLGGMGLIVLAVAILPLLGVGGRQLLNAEIPGPMKENKLTPRIAETAKGLWTIYASLTLACVVAYRWAGMDWFDAVMHAFTTLGLGGFSSHDASYGYWDSPLIESVAILFMLVAGINFATHFLAWRAKSLISYRYDSEVGWYVMIVLFSCIGLASYLWFVDVYTDPLVALRYAVFNIVSVATTTGYSNTDYSLWPMFVPLWMLFLSGFCTSSGSTGGGIKMIRARILYQQVYREMITIMHPNAVIPAKLGRSVVANRVILAVLGFLFVYSASIVSMTLALTFTGLDVITSFSAAVACINNLGPGLGEIGPATTYASLTDSQIWICSFAMLLGRLEFFTILVIFTPAFWRK; this is encoded by the coding sequence ATGAATCGGCTTTTTGTTGTCGTTAATGTACTTGGCAAGATGGTTCTGATATTCGGGCTTACGATGTTGATTCCGCTTGGCCTAGCGCTGTGGAACAACGACGGTGCGCGATTTGCCTTTGAAGAATCCATTTTGATTACTATGAGTTGTGGTTTGCTCATGTGGTTGGTGACACGTCGCTATAAACGTGAATTGCAGACAAGGGATGGTTTTTTACTTGTCGTTCTGGTCTGGGCAGCTTTGCCAGCCTTTGCTATGTTACCGCTATTAATTTACCTTCCTGATCTCAATCTTAGTATGGCCTATTTTGAAGCTACTTCAGGATTAACGGCAACGGGTGGTACTGTGTTGTCGGGATTGGATGCATTGCCTCCGTCTATCAATTTATGGCGCGGTGAAATGGTTTGGCTCGGAGGGATGGGTTTGATCGTTCTGGCGGTCGCGATTCTGCCACTATTAGGGGTAGGGGGGCGACAATTGCTCAATGCAGAAATACCCGGACCGATGAAAGAGAACAAGCTCACTCCGCGTATTGCAGAAACTGCCAAGGGGTTGTGGACAATTTATGCGAGTCTAACATTGGCTTGTGTTGTCGCGTACCGATGGGCGGGTATGGATTGGTTTGATGCTGTGATGCATGCGTTCACGACCCTGGGCTTAGGTGGCTTCTCTTCTCATGATGCGAGTTACGGTTACTGGGATTCGCCACTCATAGAATCGGTCGCCATTCTGTTTATGCTGGTTGCAGGAATAAATTTCGCGACGCATTTTCTGGCCTGGCGGGCAAAAAGTTTAATTTCCTATCGCTACGATTCTGAAGTTGGTTGGTATGTAATGATTGTTTTATTCAGTTGTATTGGATTGGCATCTTATTTGTGGTTTGTTGATGTTTACACGGATCCGCTAGTAGCGTTGCGTTATGCTGTTTTCAATATTGTTTCAGTTGCAACCACTACCGGCTATAGCAATACAGATTACAGCTTGTGGCCAATGTTTGTTCCATTATGGATGTTATTTTTATCCGGATTTTGTACTTCTTCAGGTTCTACCGGCGGTGGTATAAAAATGATACGGGCTCGAATTTTGTATCAGCAAGTGTATCGTGAAATGATTACGATCATGCATCCCAATGCGGTTATTCCAGCCAAGTTGGGCAGGAGTGTGGTAGCGAATCGCGTCATTCTCGCGGTACTTGGGTTTTTGTTTGTTTATTCGGCAAGTATTGTGTCGATGACACTTGCACTTACGTTTACTGGATTGGATGTCATTACATCCTTTTCTGCGGCAGTTGCTTGTATCAATAATCTAGGACCGGGTCTTGGTGAAATTGGACCAGCAACGACTTATGCTTCCCTAACAGATTCTCAGATATGGATATGCAGTTTTGCCATGCTGCTAGGTAGACTGGAGTTTTTTACAATATTGGTCATATTCACACCCGCATTCTGGAGGAAATGA
- the secF gene encoding protein translocase subunit SecF produces MEFFRFNRDIPFMSWRRQGAVISLITFILAVFFIATKGLNLGVDFTGGTVLEVGYNQTADLGKIRSILVDLEMSDASVQNFGSSREVLIRLPIKPAVSSAQLSEIVLNALKQADSSVEMRRVEFVGPQVGAELLENGALALLFVSLGIVSYLAIRFEWKFGVAGIIANLHDVVIIVGCFAFFQWEFSLTVLAAVLAILGYSVNESVVIFDRIRENFRKHRRASITQVIDNAITQTMSRTIITHGSTQMVVIAMLLFGGEVLYYFSLALTIGILFGIYSSIMVGSSIIMLLGVKREDLVKLEKKPLENDGAVV; encoded by the coding sequence ATGGAATTTTTTAGATTTAATCGTGATATCCCCTTCATGAGCTGGAGACGGCAAGGTGCTGTTATTTCATTGATAACATTTATTCTTGCTGTTTTCTTCATTGCCACAAAAGGATTAAATCTTGGCGTCGATTTTACAGGCGGTACGGTTCTGGAAGTTGGTTATAACCAGACAGCTGATCTCGGAAAAATCAGAAGTATTCTTGTTGATCTTGAGATGTCCGATGCCAGCGTACAAAACTTCGGCTCTTCCCGTGAAGTTCTCATACGTTTGCCCATTAAACCAGCAGTTTCTAGCGCACAATTGTCTGAAATTGTATTAAATGCGCTCAAGCAAGCTGATTCCTCTGTAGAAATGAGACGTGTCGAATTTGTCGGCCCGCAAGTTGGTGCAGAATTATTAGAAAATGGTGCACTGGCCTTACTATTTGTTTCATTAGGCATAGTTTCCTATTTGGCCATACGATTTGAATGGAAGTTTGGTGTAGCAGGCATTATCGCAAACTTGCATGATGTCGTTATCATCGTCGGTTGTTTTGCATTCTTTCAGTGGGAATTCTCGCTTACCGTATTGGCTGCTGTATTGGCCATATTGGGTTATTCTGTCAATGAATCCGTAGTCATTTTTGATCGCATTCGAGAAAATTTCAGAAAACACCGCAGAGCATCAATCACACAAGTAATCGATAATGCCATCACACAAACTATGTCACGTACTATCATCACGCATGGCAGTACACAGATGGTAGTTATTGCCATGCTTTTGTTTGGCGGTGAAGTGCTTTACTATTTTTCATTGGCATTAACAATCGGCATTTTGTTTGGAATCTACTCATCAATAATGGTGGGCAGTTCTATAATTATGCTTCTAGGAGTTAAGCGCGAGGATCTCGTTAAGCTGGAGAAAAAGCCTCTAGAAAATGATGGCGCAGTGGTGTAA
- a CDS encoding methane monooxygenase/ammonia monooxygenase subunit A, with product MSRTDEILAAAKMPPEAVRMSRYIDAVYFPILCILLVGTYHMHFMLLAGDWDFWLDWKDRQWWPVVTPIVGIMYCAALQYYLWVNYRLPFGATLCIVCLLVGEWLTRYWGFYWWSHYPINFVLPSTMIPGALMLDTVLLLTGNWLITALLGGGFWGLFFYPGNWPIFGPTHLPVVVEGVLLSVADYTGFLYVRTGTPEYVRLIEQGSLRTFGGHTTVIAAFFGAFVSMLMFCVWWYFGKLYCTAFYYVKGERGRISMKNDVTAFGEKGFAQGIK from the coding sequence GTGAGTAGAACAGACGAAATTTTAGCAGCGGCAAAGATGCCGCCAGAAGCAGTCAGAATGTCCAGATATATAGATGCGGTGTATTTTCCAATTCTCTGTATTCTTCTGGTTGGTACCTATCACATGCACTTCATGCTACTGGCAGGAGACTGGGATTTTTGGCTTGACTGGAAAGACCGTCAATGGTGGCCTGTTGTAACACCGATTGTAGGTATCATGTACTGTGCAGCGCTTCAGTATTACCTGTGGGTAAACTATCGCCTGCCATTTGGCGCGACACTCTGTATCGTATGCCTGTTAGTAGGTGAATGGCTGACCCGTTACTGGGGCTTCTACTGGTGGTCACATTACCCAATCAACTTTGTATTGCCATCAACCATGATTCCTGGTGCGCTGATGTTAGATACAGTTTTACTGTTGACGGGTAACTGGCTGATTACAGCACTGTTAGGCGGTGGTTTCTGGGGATTGTTTTTCTATCCAGGCAACTGGCCGATATTTGGCCCGACCCACTTACCAGTGGTAGTAGAAGGTGTATTACTGTCAGTAGCTGACTACACAGGATTCCTGTATGTGCGGACTGGTACACCGGAATATGTGCGCTTGATTGAACAAGGCTCACTGCGTACGTTTGGTGGACACACCACAGTGATTGCGGCCTTCTTCGGGGCTTTTGTATCCATGCTGATGTTCTGTGTATGGTGGTACTTTGGCAAATTATATTGCACCGCTTTCTACTATGTTAAAGGTGAAAGAGGTCGTATCTCTATGAAGAACGACGTAACAGCTTTTGGTGAAAAAGGCTTTGCACAGGGGATCAAATAA
- a CDS encoding methane monooxygenase/ammonia monooxygenase subunit C, producing the protein MATTYGTTSASSSANYDMSLWYDSKYYKIGMLTMLLVAIFWIWYQRTFAYSHGMDSMEPEFDKVWMGLWRVHMTLMPLFALITWGWILKTRDTKEQLDNLDPKLEIKRYFYWMMWLGVYLFGVYWGGSFFTEQDASWHQVIIRDTSFTPSHVVVFYGSFPMYIVCGIASYLYAMTRLPLYSRGTSFPLVMAIAGPLMILPNVGLNEWGHAFWFMEELFSAPLHWGFVILGWAGLFSGGIAAQIITRYSNLTDVIWNNSSKEILNNRIVP; encoded by the coding sequence ATGGCAACAACTTATGGCACAACGAGCGCAAGTTCGAGCGCTAACTATGACATGTCGCTGTGGTACGACTCAAAGTACTACAAGATAGGAATGCTCACCATGTTATTGGTGGCGATATTTTGGATCTGGTATCAAAGGACATTTGCATATTCACACGGCATGGACTCGATGGAACCGGAATTTGACAAAGTGTGGATGGGACTGTGGCGCGTACACATGACCCTGATGCCTTTATTTGCTTTGATCACCTGGGGCTGGATCCTGAAGACCCGTGACACGAAAGAACAACTGGACAACCTGGATCCAAAGTTAGAGATCAAACGTTATTTCTACTGGATGATGTGGCTGGGTGTGTATTTGTTTGGTGTTTACTGGGGCGGAAGCTTCTTCACCGAACAAGATGCATCGTGGCACCAAGTGATTATTCGTGACACCAGCTTCACGCCAAGTCACGTAGTGGTGTTTTACGGCTCATTCCCGATGTACATCGTATGTGGCATAGCCTCATACCTGTACGCGATGACCCGTTTGCCACTGTATAGCCGCGGCACATCATTCCCGCTGGTTATGGCAATTGCAGGCCCATTGATGATTCTGCCTAACGTAGGATTGAACGAATGGGGTCATGCATTCTGGTTCATGGAAGAACTGTTCAGTGCGCCATTGCACTGGGGCTTTGTGATTCTGGGCTGGGCAGGCTTGTTTTCAGGTGGTATCGCAGCACAAATTATCACCCGTTACTCCAACCTGACCGACGTTATCTGGAATAACTCAAGCAAAGAGATTCTGAACAACCGGATAGTTCCTTAA
- the yajC gene encoding preprotein translocase subunit YajC: MLINDAFAQAASSSQGGADWLSLLPMFGILIIFYLLLIRPQAKRAKEQKQMVEALQRGDEVITNGGILGQIINVSENYVILEVAPTMEVTVLKSSVQTLLPKGTLKSIEPKGKTQKNKTVKTTAAPETKKAEDTGEASDNNENEAEKNTEKK, encoded by the coding sequence ATGCTGATAAATGACGCATTTGCCCAAGCTGCTTCGTCATCGCAAGGTGGCGCAGACTGGCTGAGCTTATTACCAATGTTCGGTATACTGATCATTTTTTATTTACTGCTAATCCGCCCGCAGGCCAAACGTGCAAAAGAACAAAAACAGATGGTGGAAGCATTGCAAAGAGGGGATGAAGTCATCACTAACGGCGGTATATTAGGCCAGATCATTAATGTCAGTGAAAACTATGTGATTCTCGAAGTTGCCCCTACCATGGAGGTTACTGTGCTTAAATCTTCGGTACAAACCTTATTACCCAAGGGAACACTAAAAAGTATTGAGCCCAAAGGCAAAACACAAAAAAACAAAACAGTAAAAACAACTGCCGCTCCGGAAACCAAAAAAGCTGAAGATACCGGCGAAGCTTCAGACAACAACGAAAATGAAGCTGAAAAAAATACCGAAAAGAAATAA
- the tgt gene encoding tRNA guanosine(34) transglycosylase Tgt, whose protein sequence is MKFQLHSTDHTARRGTLTLAHGTVETPVFMPVGTYGAVKSMSPAALQAVNAQIILGNTFHLWLRPGLEVIQTHGGLHNFTGWHGPILTDSGGFQVYSLGELRKITEQGVHFKSPVNGDNCFLSPEESMRIQRTLNSDIVMIFDECTPYPADETIARISMELSLRWAERSKQAHSDNSNALLGIVQGGMHEHLRDQSFAGLHDIGFDGYAIGGLSVGEPKADMQRILKHTAPLLPADKPRYLMGVGTPADIVNAVAQGIDMFDCVLPTRNARNGWLYTRHGIIKLRNSRYRLDTSPPDEHCGCYTCQHFSRAYLHHLQRINEMLGAHLNTVHNLFYYQQLMAEIRTAIESKQFEEYAQEFLA, encoded by the coding sequence ATGAAATTTCAATTACATTCGACCGATCATACCGCTCGCCGCGGCACATTAACTTTGGCGCACGGTACGGTCGAAACACCGGTTTTCATGCCGGTAGGAACTTACGGCGCAGTCAAAAGCATGTCTCCTGCCGCACTGCAAGCCGTGAACGCACAGATTATTCTGGGCAATACGTTTCATTTGTGGCTACGCCCCGGATTAGAAGTTATCCAAACGCATGGTGGATTACACAATTTCACGGGCTGGCATGGCCCGATATTAACCGACTCAGGTGGATTCCAGGTATATAGCTTGGGAGAATTGCGCAAAATCACTGAGCAAGGCGTTCACTTCAAATCGCCGGTCAATGGAGACAACTGTTTCCTATCTCCGGAAGAGTCAATGCGGATTCAGCGCACACTGAATTCCGATATCGTGATGATTTTTGATGAATGTACACCTTATCCAGCGGATGAAACCATTGCCCGCATCTCTATGGAACTTAGCCTGCGTTGGGCGGAACGTTCCAAACAGGCGCACAGTGATAACTCCAATGCGTTGCTCGGTATCGTGCAAGGCGGCATGCATGAGCATCTGCGTGATCAATCTTTTGCTGGCCTGCACGACATCGGTTTTGACGGCTATGCCATCGGCGGATTATCGGTCGGAGAACCGAAAGCAGATATGCAACGAATTCTCAAACATACCGCACCACTGCTGCCTGCAGATAAACCACGCTATTTGATGGGTGTAGGTACGCCAGCGGATATCGTCAACGCAGTAGCCCAAGGTATAGATATGTTCGATTGCGTGCTGCCTACGCGCAATGCCCGGAATGGTTGGCTATACACGCGGCATGGCATTATCAAATTGCGCAATAGCCGTTATCGCTTGGATACCTCGCCCCCCGACGAGCACTGCGGTTGCTATACCTGCCAGCATTTCAGTCGCGCTTACCTGCATCACTTACAGCGCATCAATGAAATGTTAGGTGCACACCTGAATACTGTTCACAATTTATTCTATTATCAGCAATTAATGGCGGAAATTCGTACGGCAATTGAAAGCAAACAATTTGAAGAATATGCACAAGAATTTCTGGCATAA
- a CDS encoding DedA family protein — MLIESSFIPFPSEVIMIPAGYLASKGEMNIVAVILCGILGSLVGALVNYYLAIKLGRLLLIRYGKYVMFKEHNLQQMENFFARHGHISTFTGRLIPMIRQYISIPAGLARMNLPIFCFYTSLGAGIWVIILTLLGYFIGENESLIHEYLRDIVIALVISCAIGIALYWNYHRRSGR, encoded by the coding sequence ATGTTAATTGAGTCGAGCTTTATACCTTTTCCCAGTGAAGTCATCATGATTCCAGCAGGTTACCTGGCTTCAAAGGGTGAGATGAACATAGTGGCAGTAATACTATGCGGCATCTTAGGAAGCTTAGTGGGTGCACTAGTCAACTACTATTTAGCAATTAAACTGGGCCGTCTTTTGCTAATCCGTTATGGTAAATATGTCATGTTCAAAGAACACAATCTGCAGCAAATGGAAAATTTCTTTGCTCGTCACGGACATATTTCCACGTTTACCGGTCGATTAATACCTATGATTCGGCAATATATCTCTATACCAGCAGGTTTGGCACGAATGAATCTACCTATATTCTGCTTTTATACCAGTCTTGGTGCTGGAATCTGGGTAATTATTTTGACTTTATTGGGTTACTTCATTGGCGAGAACGAATCTCTAATTCATGAGTATTTACGTGATATCGTTATTGCACTGGTTATTAGCTGCGCGATAGGTATTGCACTCTATTGGAATTATCACCGGCGCTCGGGTCGCTAA